In the genome of Arthrobacter sp. PAMC25284, the window TCGGCCGCGGCCTACGCGACGGCGGCCGGGCTGCAGTGCGCAGTCCTCGTCCCCGAGGGGAAGATCTCCATGGGCAAACTGTCCCAGGCGATCGCCCACGGCGCCACGCTGCTGCAGGTCGACGGCAACTTCGACGACTGCCTGGACATCGCCCGCAAGCTCGGCGAGTCCTACCCGGTATTCCTGGTCAACTCCGTCAACCCGGCCCGGATCGAGGGCCAGAAGACCGGTGCTTTCGAAATCGTCGATTCCCTCGGCGACGCGCCGGACTACCATGTGCTTCCGGTCGGCAACGCGGGCAACATCAGCGCGTACTGGAAGGGCTACAAGGAGTACGCGGCACCGTTTGAATCCGCCACGGCCGGCACACTTCCCGCCGTCGCCACGAAAACTCCGATCATGTGGGGCTTCCAGGCCGCCGGTGCGGCCCCGTTCGTTGCCGGGCATCCCATCACCGACCCTGACACCATCGCGACGGCCATCCGGATCGGCAACCCCGCCTCCTGGGAGACCGCCGTGGGTGCCCGCGACGAATCCGGCGGAGTGATTGAAGCCGTGACGGATGAGGAGATCCTGTCCGCGCACCGCTGGTTGTCCGCCCGCGAAGGCGTTTTTGTGGAGCCCGGCTCCGCCGCCGGCGTCGCAGGCCTGATCAAGAAGCACGCCGCAGGGGAGGTGCCCGCCGGGAAGACCATCGTGATCACCGTGACCGGTCACGGACTGAAGGACCCGCAGTGGGCCCTCCGGACCGAAGACGGCAGCGACGTGCAGCCGGTCAAGGTTTCCAACGACGTCGTTACCGTCGCCGCAGAACTGGGACTGGAAGCAAAATAGCCTTGGAAACCACCCTTACCGTCCCCGCCGAGCCGGCTGCCGTCAATCCTGCGGTGCCGGCCGCGCAGGTGGTCACCGTCCGTGTCCCCGCCACGAGCGCCAACCTGGGACCGGGCTACGACAGCCTCGGGCTGGCCCTGTCACTTCACGACACCCTCACGGTGGAAACCCTGGCCAGCGGGGAACTGGAGTTCGAGCTCAGCGGTGAAGGGGCGGATTCGCTGCCGCGCGACGCCACGCATCTGGTCGCCAAAGCCATCACAGAAGCCCTGCACCGCCTCGGATACCGGCACGAAGGGCTGCGGATCACGGCGGACAACGTCAACCCGCACGGCCGCGGCCTCGGCTCCTCGGCGTCGGCCGTCGTGGCGGCAGTGTCCGCAGCCAACGCCCTCGTGCCCGAAGCGGCACGCCGCGGCAAGGACTGGATTCTCCAGCTCACGAGCGAAATGGAAGGCCACCCGGACAACGTTGCCCCGGCCATTTTCGGTGGACTGGCGCTGTCGTGGCAGAACAGTGACCAGTACAGCAGCACTTGCGCAACGGTCGCACCGACGGTCATTCCGGTCGTGGCCGTTCCCGATTACGAACTGTCGACCGAGGCCGCGCGGGCGCTGCTGCCGGCCTCGGTGGGTCACCACGCCGCGGCGATGAATTCCGGCCGGGCCGCGCTGCTGATCCATGCGTTGACCCGGGACCCGGAGTTCCTCCTGCCTGGCACCGAGGACTACTTGCACCAGAGCTACCGGGCCCAGGCGATGCGGCCCAGCGCGGACCTGATTGCCGCACTGCGGCGGGCCGGGCACGCCGCCGTCGTCTCCGGAGCGGGACCCACGGTCCTGGTGCTGGCCGACGGCGAGCAGGACGCCCAGGCGGTACTGGACTTCATCGCAGCCCACACCGCACGCAACACGCCGGAGGTGGGCTGGCGGGTGATGAAACTGGCTGTGGACATCGAAGGTGCTAAAGTGGAAGTGCACCGGCGGTAATCGCGCAACTGTTCACCTTCGCAATTGTTCATCAGCGCAACTGTTCATAAGACCGTGATGTTGGCCCTGTAGCCTTTCTCATCTTTTGACGCGTCTCGTCTTCACTGCGTCTCGTCTTCACTGCGCAATATTTTCCGGTGCCACCTGCTTTCGGTCTGACGCAGGACTTTGCAGAGCTGCTCTGCACTCCCTCCATGTCAGCCCGCCGTTCCACGTGATTTGGAACGTGCAAGGTGACGCAATATCCGGTCCTGCTGGCCAATATCCGTCCGGCATGACCGACAATCGCGTCTGCAGATCTGAACTGCAGCGCAGATCAAATCATCGCGTCCAGCTCCCAGTCTGGACGCCGTCGAGGGGGAAGGATCCTTCGTGACCGAAACCACTGAGCTGTCTTCAGCTGTGGACACATCTTCTGCTGCCGGATCGTCAACGGAAGCACCCGTAAAGAGCAGTGGCCTCGCCGGCCTCAAGCTCGCCCAGCTCCAGGCGCTTGCCAGCCAGCTGGGTATTTCCGGCGGTTCCCGCATGCGCAAGGGCGATCTGGTTTCGGCCATTTCAGCCCACCGCGCGGGCACTCCGGTCAGCAAGGCTCCGGCCCGTAGCGCTGCGAAGACGGCCGAGAACGGTGCCGCTCCGGCTGCTGCGGCGCCGGCCGCCGCCGAGGCTGAAGCCCCGGTAACGGAAAACCCGCGCACCCGGACACGCGGACGCAGCCGCCGCGCCGGCAGCGACGGCATCATTACGGCAGCCGCCGCCGAAGTGCCGGCCGCTGCCCAGGAGTCAGCGCCTGCCGTCGAAGCCGCCCCCGAGGCCGCACCCGCAGAGACCAGCGAACGCCGCCAGCCGCGGACCCGCAACCGCCGGCGCGGCGAAGCTGCCACCCAGTCCGGCCAGGGTTCCGAGACCACGGAAGCACCGGCCGAACAGCCCGCAGGCGAACAGCGCACTGAACAGCGCGGCGAACAGCGCACTGAACTGCGCACTGAACAGCGCACTGAACAGACCACCGAGCAGCGCGGCGAACAGCGCCAGCAGGAAAAGCGGTCCGAACAGGGCAGCGACGACGGCCAGCGCCGCGAAAACACCCGGACCCGCGGTGGCCGCGACAGCGCCGACACCCGCGATAACTCCCGCGACAATGACGACAACGACGGCGGCAGCCGCCGGAACCGCCGGAACCGCCGCGACCGCAACGACCGCTCCGGCGGCCAGGACAACCGGGACAACGCCCGTA includes:
- the thrC gene encoding threonine synthase codes for the protein MAHQWRGVIREYAERLPVTEATKVITLGEGGTPLVHAQKLSELTGSSVYLKVEGMNPTGSFKDRGMTMAMTAAVAAGAKAVVCASTGNTSASAAAYATAAGLQCAVLVPEGKISMGKLSQAIAHGATLLQVDGNFDDCLDIARKLGESYPVFLVNSVNPARIEGQKTGAFEIVDSLGDAPDYHVLPVGNAGNISAYWKGYKEYAAPFESATAGTLPAVATKTPIMWGFQAAGAAPFVAGHPITDPDTIATAIRIGNPASWETAVGARDESGGVIEAVTDEEILSAHRWLSAREGVFVEPGSAAGVAGLIKKHAAGEVPAGKTIVITVTGHGLKDPQWALRTEDGSDVQPVKVSNDVVTVAAELGLEAK
- the thrB gene encoding homoserine kinase; its protein translation is MPAAQVVTVRVPATSANLGPGYDSLGLALSLHDTLTVETLASGELEFELSGEGADSLPRDATHLVAKAITEALHRLGYRHEGLRITADNVNPHGRGLGSSASAVVAAVSAANALVPEAARRGKDWILQLTSEMEGHPDNVAPAIFGGLALSWQNSDQYSSTCATVAPTVIPVVAVPDYELSTEAARALLPASVGHHAAAMNSGRAALLIHALTRDPEFLLPGTEDYLHQSYRAQAMRPSADLIAALRRAGHAAVVSGAGPTVLVLADGEQDAQAVLDFIAAHTARNTPEVGWRVMKLAVDIEGAKVEVHRR